The genomic segment CGTACTCCGGCAGGTTGCGTGCGCCGCCGCTGAGCTGATCGGGATGCAGGAAGAGCGGCGTGGCGAGCCGCGCGCTCGCCGACTCGGTGAGCATGCCGGCGATGTTGTGGAACGGCGTGATCCAGTGGAACCCCATGTGGCCCCAGCCCGAATAGATTGCCGCGTTCACGACGCCCGATTTGCCGGCTTCTTCTTCCTTGTAGGCGATGTGGCCGCCGTACCAGCTCATCTCGCGCCACACGAGCGGGTCGCCGCCGGGCCGGATCGGCTCGGCGTAGGGCGGCACGTAGATGCGCGCGCCGTACGCGCCCATCTGATGGTGATCGACGTAGGCCTGCGGAATCCAGTCGCGGAAGAGGATCTTTGCCGCGTGCTGCGACTCCACCTGGTTGGTCTGGAACGCGTCGCGGTTGTTGTCGTGGCCCACGTACTTCTGATAGAGCCAGGGCAGGCCCGCCGCTTCGTACTCCGTGCCGACGTACTTGTTGTACCAGTCGGTCACCATGATCTGCCCGTCCGGGTTGAAGCAGGGGATCATGATCGCGATCACGTTGTCCAGGATGCGCGTCGTCTCGTCATCGTCGCGTGTCAGCAGGTCGTACATCAGCTCCGGCGCCATCTGCGCCGAGGCAACCTCCGTCGAGTGCAGGCCCATGGACTGGACGATCACGGCCTTGCCCTCGGCCGCGAGCTTCTTGATCTCGGCCTCGGCGACGCCGCGCGGATCGCTCAGCGTGGCATTGATCTGCCGCAAGCGATCGAGCTTCGCGAGGTTGGCGGGAGACGAGATGTAGAGGGCGAGGAACGGGTGGCCTTCGGTGGACTGGCCCATCACCTCCACCTGCATGCGATCGCTCTGCTTCGCGAGGAGGTGGTAGTACTCCACGATCTTGTCCCAGCGCGCGAGCTTGCGATCGGCGCCCATCTGAAAGCCGAAGAAGCGGTCAGGCGTGGGGAGCGAGCCCGGCGCGGGGGCGTTCTGGGCCAGGAGCCCGGGGCCGGCCAGCGTCAGGACGAGCAGAAGGGGAACGAGGCGGACCACGGGCCGTCGATGTGCTGTCATGGATACTCCCTGTGTTCTCGCGTGACGCCCGGGCGGGATAGGACGCGCGACGCGTCCCTCATCTTACTCGCGAGGGCGCGTCGGCAACAGGGAGGTGTGCTCAGTGAGCGCCGGAGCCGGCTTGATCGAGCACGGCGACGCTCGCGTCCGCGTGCATGGCCCGCGCGATGTCGAGCGCACGCAGGCCTGACCAGTCGCGGGCGTCGAGTGACGCGCCGTGCGCGAGCAGCCACTCGACCATGTCGGCGCGGTTGAACGCTGCGACCAGCACGTCAGCGCATCGACAGTATTAGCAGGGTTTTGGCGGACGTTGACGGAACGTCAGTCGCTTGCGTCGATATCCCACAACTGGGATAATCAGCCAGTGCACCGTGTCCTGGCTGCCGACGAAAGGCCGCTGCATTGGGTTGGGTCTTCGAAGCGCGACTTTCTCAGCTTCCCGGCTGCGGTAAAGGATGACATGGGAAACGCCCTCGGCATCGCGCAGTTTGGCGGAACGGCTCCGACCGCAAAGCCATGGAAGGGGCTCAGGCCGGGCGTGCTGGAGATCGTTGCGTCGCATGAGGGGAACGCGTATCGAGCCATCTACAGCGTTCGATTCGAGAAAGCAGTTTACGTCCTCCATGCGTTTCAGAAGAAGTCTCCTTCCGGCATTCGGACTGCCAAAAAGGACGTCGACCTCGTGGCCGAGCGCTTGAAGGCGGCCACCAAGGATTACGAGGAACACTATGGCAAGGCGAAACGTTGATCGCGACACCGCGATCGTTCGCGGCACGAAGAACGTCTTTGCAGATCTCGGATATCCGGATGCGGCCGAGCGCCAGGCAAAGCTGCGGCTGGCGTATGCGCTCAATCAAGTGCTCGAACAACGCAAGCTGTCTCAGGGCGAGGCCGCGGAGGTGCTTGGAGTAACGCAACCGAAGATCTCCGCGCTCCGAAACTACAAGCTCGCGGGCTTCTCCGTCGAACGCCTGATGAACCTGCTGACCGCGCTCGATCAGGATATCGAGATCGTGATCCGCCGAAAGCCTCGCTCGCGGAGGGCCCGGATCAGCGTCGTTGCAGCTTGAGTTTGGGCTTGCGAATCCCAACGAGCGGCTCGTGCCGTCCACGCTTTTCGGCTTCCCGTCCTGGACGAACCTGAAGAATTACGTCGACCCGACGTATGTGAGGGATGTTCGCCTCATCACGGCGTCATTCGTCCTTATCAACGACAGGGCCTCAGCGTATCAGAGATCGACGCAAGCACGGCTGGCGAATGCATATTGCCAGGCAGAACGTGTATTGACAATCAGAACGAAGGGCATCACAATGCCCACCCTGCTCTTATCAGGTGCGCAAAGGTGCTAACGGACCAGCGCCCCTCAGGAGGACACGCTATGTCGGTGAGCCCTGGGTTTTGCTGGCGCTACGCTGGCGTGAACAATCGACCAGCGGGGCCTGTCCATTGGCGGCAGCTCGCGGTGTCGCTGATGGTGATCGTCGTCCCCGCCCTCGCGGCGGCCCAGTCGACGCTCGGCACCGTCCGCGGCACGGTGTTCGACCCGCAACGGCAGGTGGTGCCTGCCGCGGCAGTCCTCATCACCGATGAGAACACGGGCGTGCCGCGTGTGGTCGAGACGAACGCCGTGGGAAACTTCGAGGCAGTGAATCTGCGGGCGGGCAGCTATCGTCTCGAGATCTCGGCTCCTGGGTTCACGCCCGTGCAGATCAGCGGTGTCCTCCTGCGGGCCGGCGAAACGACCCGCGCCGACGCGACCCTGGAAGTTGGCGCCGGGCAGGAGGAGGTGACGGTCACCGCTCGCGCCGGCGCCATCCAACTCGAGAGCCAGGCCATCAGCGGCACGGTGACCGCAGAGCAGTTGGAGACCCTGCCCCGAACCAGCCGCGAGTTCCAGGATTTCCTGTATCTCGACCCGAACGTCGTCGGCGACATGGCCGGCAGCGGGTTCCAGTTTCTCGGCGGCCGTACCTACGGTGTGTCGTTCGTGCAGGACGGTCAGCGGTCGACCGGCGGCATCTTCGGCAACGTGGGGAGCTCGTCACCCAACATCGACGCCATTTCCGAGATCAAGGTGCTGTCGAACTCCTACAGCGCCGAGTACGGCGGCCTGGCGGGCGTCGTGGTCACCACCCGGCGCGGGCTGGGTCGGTACAGCGGGAGCGGCTTCTTCGACGTCAACGCCAACGAGCTGAATGCGCGGACGTTCACACAGGCGCTAGAAGGACTGGAGCGGAGCGATCCCACGCTCGATACCAACCTGCAACGATGGGGAGGATCGCTCGGTGGCCCCATCCTCAAGAACCGCACGTTCTTCTTCGGGGCGTATGACGGGTTTACGAGCAAGAGCTCGGCGTTCAGCAACTTCGCCACGGTGCCGACCGAAGCCATGCGCAACGGCGACTTCTCGAACACGCCGCTGGTCATCCGCGATCCGCTCACCGGCCAGCCCTTTCAGGACAACGTCATTCCGGCCAACCGTCTCGACCCCGGCAGCCAGGCCGTCATGGACTTCTTCTACCCTGCGCCGAACCAGACACCATTGGCCAACGGCTACGGGCGCTACCGCGTCCCCATCAACCCCGGCAACCAGCGGCACCGCTACGATCTCCGCGTCGACCACGAGCTCGCGAACAATAGCTCGGTCTTCGTGCGCGGTAGTTGGCAGCGCGCCGATCCGGAAACCACCCTGGAGAACGCGCTCTACCCGCAGCTCGGGTTTCAGGATCGCAGCGTGACGGGGCGTACGCTCGCCTCGAGCTGGACACATATTTTCGGTCCGAGCGTGCTCAACGAGCTGCGAGTCGGTCTCAACCGCGATCGGAGCAACCGCCGCAGCCTGTTCAATGCGGGAGAAATGGCCGATCGCTTCGGCTTCGAGGTCCCAGAGGCCGGCCGAAACCGAGTCGGGTATCAGTCGTACAACTTCCAGGGCGACAACATGCCGTCGATCATCCGCGACCAGCGGCAGAATTCTCTGCGCGACATCAAGACCGACTCGTTCTCGCTGGCCAACACGTTCTCTTGGGTGACAACCCGCCACTCCCTGAGGGTCGGTGGCCTGTTCGCGCACACGAGCGTGCTCGACGGCTTCTCGGCCGGCGCGAACGAAGGCAGCGGCGAATATCGCTTCGACGGGTCGTTTACGGGCAATGCGTTCTCGGACTTCCTGCTGGGCCTACCCTACGAGTCGTTCCAGCAGGTCAACACGCGCGGTGGTGCCCCGCTCGAGGCGACCTCGAACGAGTTCGCGATTTTCGTCCAGGACGACTGGAAGGTCAACACGAGCCTGACCTTGTTTCTCGGCGTGCGCTACGAGGTGCTCGGCAACTTCGTCGAGAAGAACGATGTGTTGATCAACTTCGAGCAGGAGACCGGCAGCTTCATCCTGCCGAATCCGGAGATCTTCAACTTCCTCGGTCCCGGAGCACAGGAAACCGTGCCCACCATCGTGGCCAGCGACCTGGGAGTCGGCCGGTCGCTGGTCAAGAACGACACCAACAACGTCAGCCCGCGTGTGGGGTTTGCCTACCGCCTCGATGAGTCCAACAGGACGGTGCTGCGCGGCGGCGTGGGCCTGTTCTATCCGACGCAGGCCGCGCAGGGGATTCGCGACGCGCTGTCGCGCAACCCGTTCCGATACAGCGTTCGCCGCGAGAGCCCTGACTACCACGAGGCCTTCTCCACCGGGAGCCTCATCACGAGCCCGGGCTTCGGCGTCAACGGCGTCGATCCGAGCCTGGAGAGCGCCGAAGTGGTCCAGTACAACATCACGCTGGAACGCGAGATTCTCGGCGACCTCGGCGTGCGCGCCACGTACATGGGCAGCCGAATGCGGAAGCTGCTGGTGAACCGCGACATCAACACCGTGCCGCCCAGCACCCAGTTCTTCGATCCCGACGACCCTGAGGACCGCCTGCGACTGCCGTACCCGAACCTCGGCAACTTCCTCAACATGGTGCTGAACGCCGGCAGTGGCCGGTTCGATGCCTTGCAGCTCGAGGTGCGCCGGCCGCTGCTTCGCGGCCTGCAGTTCCAGACGGCCTACACGCTGTCGTACTCCGATTCGAACGCGCCGGACCTCGGCAACTCGTCGCTCGGCGTGGTGCAGTACAACCCCTACGACATCGAAGAGGACCGCGGGCCCGATCCGAACATCCCGCGCCATCGTGTCGTGGCCAACGCCGTGTGGGACGTTCCGATCGGCCGGTTGCGCTCGTATCTCTCGTCGATGCCGCCCTGGGCGGACGCCCTGGCCGGTGGCTGGACCGTCTCGGCCATCTTTCAAGCCCGCACAGGCGCGTTCCTCACGCCCTATTTCAGTTACGGCACCGACCCGACGTTCCCCGCCAACACCGGGAAAGCCTACGACACGAACAACAGCTTCGGCGAGGCCTGGAAGCCAGACGTGATCAGAGATCCCAAGGGCCCACGCCGGCCCGAGGAGTGGTACAACCTGGCGGCCTTTGCGCTGCCCGCCGAGGGGACCACGGGCAACGCGAAGCGCGGCATCATCACCGGGCCAGGAACGTGGGTGGCCAACCTCGGACTCTACAAGGACATCGTCCGCACACGCGGCATGCGCGCCGAATTCCGGGCCACGTTCGACAATCTGTTCAACCATCCGCAGTTCCTGATTACTCCGTGGTCAGGCATGTTGAATCTCTCGCCTTATCTGATCGACGGCCTGACCGAAGACGGCGTGATGAACACGATGAACGAGATCACGAGCGCCGAAAACTTTGCAGAGGGGCGCCGCATCACGCTCGGCGTGCGCGTGACCTTTTGATGTTCGTGGTCCTTGATGTCTACAGCGCCCCGGGCGGAGCCGGCGCGGCGGTCGCCGGCGCCAGTTGCAGGTAGGCGCCGCCGGGCATCAGGTAGTGCACCGGCCAGATCTCCGTTGACCGCTCGATGGCCGCACGCCAGTCGAAACGCTCGCCGTCCGGGGCGACGACCAGCACGAGCGACGGCCAGACGGTCGAAGCCGCCGAGGCCAAGGTGGCAGCCTGACCCGCGCCGGTGATGGCGAGCGACGTCGCGCGAAGATGCGTGCGCGCGAAGTGCTGGGCGATGTCGATGGCTTCGAGTGCGTCGATCAGGTAGGGACGACCCGTCAGCAGTCCGTTGTAGGCATGGTTGGCAAGCACGCTCGCGACTGGGTGATCGCTTAGCGCGAGGTCGGAGAGCGACGTCATATGTTCCTCGGTGGCCACTCGGTACCGCATGCGCGACTCGCCGGTGCCAGGCAGATCGAAGCTGACCACGTCCATCCCATCGGCTAGTGCGGCTCGAATGCGATCCCACGAGGCCCCAGTCGCTTTGCTGCGGAGATCGATGTGGAACAGGACGCGGCGCGCCGTGGCGGAATCGGCAGCGCGGAAGTGCAACAGCGGAATCTCCTGCCGCTGGTCATGCCGCAGCCGATAGCGATCGATCGTGACACCCTCCCACGTGGAGGAGCCCGCCAGCGTCCACGCGATCGTGCGCGGGGTGCTCTCGCCACGATCCGGTGCGACGGTCCACGTGCGTGTCGCCGGATCGGCAGCGTCGTCACGCGTCGCCTCGCGGTAGAGCGCCGAGAGGTCGAGCCGGTGACTGAGCCGGCGCGTGTCGTAATACTCGCGAATGATCTCGGGCAGTCCGCGGCCGGGCAGCTCCTGACGGACCTGGCCCGTCTTTGTGCACTGAAGGCGCTCCGGCGGCAAAATCGACACATCGGGAAGCGTGTCGGCAGTGGGCAGGTTGAAGACGCGTCCGATGAACGCAAACGCCGAGGCCTGGTTCTCGTCCGAATAGCCGTGTTTGTGATACCCCTCGGCGAACGCGACGCGATCGCCGTGGCCGAAGCGTGCATAGAGCGCACGCACGGCACGCACAGTCAGGCGCGTGCCTTCGATGGGAAAGAAATCCTGAACGGCGGCGGCGACGTGGAGGGGGCGCGGATAGGCTGCCAGCAGCAGGCCCGCGTGGTCGACCCCAGCTGAGACCAGCGTCGGAGGATCCTGTTCGGGATCACTGACGGGATCTTCGAAGATGCGATTCGCCATGCGCATCGGCAATGACGAGATGAACGCCGAAGGCGCAATCACGCGGATCCGTTTGTCGAGCGCGCCAATCCAGGCCGACTGGAAACCGCCGCCGCTCGTGCCGGTGATTGCGATGCGTGCCGGGTCCACATCGCGTCGTGTCAGCAGGTAGTCGAGCGCGCGCATGCCATCCCAGATCATCCAGCGCGCGAGGTTGGCCCCGGCAAGTGTTGCCAGGTTCCCGAGCACCGCGTGCTCGCCGCACACCAGGTCGTAGCGTGTCGTCCCACGCGCGGCGTCCCAGAACTGGCTGCGTTCGCCCTGACCAATGGGATCCCAGCCGATCACGATGAAGCCGAGTCGCGCGAGACGGCCGGCCATCCGCTGATAGTTGGCGAATGCTTTTCCGAGCGGTGAGTGTCCGCAGGCCAAGAGCACGGCGGGCCGTCTGGCGGGCGCTGCCGCGGGAGCATCGGGCACGTACACTAGCGCGGTCACGTGCAGCCCTGGCAGGCTCTCGAAGATCACGCGCTCGATTCGGTACCCGTTCATTTGATCGGTGCCGACCATGCGGGCGTTCAGCGGTGTGCGGGTCTCGGGCAGCCCGCCGATCGCGTCGAGCATCGACTGCTCGATCTTCTGCCGCAGCGTGAGGAGCTGGGCCTCGGTCGTCACCGCGTCGAACCGTGCCTGCCGCGTCCGGTCCTGGCGCCAGGCCCGGTCCAATTGCGCGCGGAGGTACGCCGTGATGCGCGGACCATCAGGAACGGCCGGATACACCGCGAAGGCGGTGTCTGGCGGTCTGGGGTGCGAAGGCGCTTGCGCCGCCTGAGCCTCGAC from the Luteitalea sp. genome contains:
- a CDS encoding XRE family transcriptional regulator, which gives rise to MARRNVDRDTAIVRGTKNVFADLGYPDAAERQAKLRLAYALNQVLEQRKLSQGEAAEVLGVTQPKISALRNYKLAGFSVERLMNLLTALDQDIEIVIRRKPRSRRARISVVAA
- a CDS encoding TonB-dependent receptor plug domain-containing protein; its protein translation is MSVSPGFCWRYAGVNNRPAGPVHWRQLAVSLMVIVVPALAAAQSTLGTVRGTVFDPQRQVVPAAAVLITDENTGVPRVVETNAVGNFEAVNLRAGSYRLEISAPGFTPVQISGVLLRAGETTRADATLEVGAGQEEVTVTARAGAIQLESQAISGTVTAEQLETLPRTSREFQDFLYLDPNVVGDMAGSGFQFLGGRTYGVSFVQDGQRSTGGIFGNVGSSSPNIDAISEIKVLSNSYSAEYGGLAGVVVTTRRGLGRYSGSGFFDVNANELNARTFTQALEGLERSDPTLDTNLQRWGGSLGGPILKNRTFFFGAYDGFTSKSSAFSNFATVPTEAMRNGDFSNTPLVIRDPLTGQPFQDNVIPANRLDPGSQAVMDFFYPAPNQTPLANGYGRYRVPINPGNQRHRYDLRVDHELANNSSVFVRGSWQRADPETTLENALYPQLGFQDRSVTGRTLASSWTHIFGPSVLNELRVGLNRDRSNRRSLFNAGEMADRFGFEVPEAGRNRVGYQSYNFQGDNMPSIIRDQRQNSLRDIKTDSFSLANTFSWVTTRHSLRVGGLFAHTSVLDGFSAGANEGSGEYRFDGSFTGNAFSDFLLGLPYESFQQVNTRGGAPLEATSNEFAIFVQDDWKVNTSLTLFLGVRYEVLGNFVEKNDVLINFEQETGSFILPNPEIFNFLGPGAQETVPTIVASDLGVGRSLVKNDTNNVSPRVGFAYRLDESNRTVLRGGVGLFYPTQAAQGIRDALSRNPFRYSVRRESPDYHEAFSTGSLITSPGFGVNGVDPSLESAEVVQYNITLEREILGDLGVRATYMGSRMRKLLVNRDINTVPPSTQFFDPDDPEDRLRLPYPNLGNFLNMVLNAGSGRFDALQLEVRRPLLRGLQFQTAYTLSYSDSNAPDLGNSSLGVVQYNPYDIEEDRGPDPNIPRHRVVANAVWDVPIGRLRSYLSSMPPWADALAGGWTVSAIFQARTGAFLTPYFSYGTDPTFPANTGKAYDTNNSFGEAWKPDVIRDPKGPRRPEEWYNLAAFALPAEGTTGNAKRGIITGPGTWVANLGLYKDIVRTRGMRAEFRATFDNLFNHPQFLITPWSGMLNLSPYLIDGLTEDGVMNTMNEITSAENFAEGRRITLGVRVTF
- a CDS encoding peptidase M14 family protein, giving the protein MTAHRRPVVRLVPLLLVLTLAGPGLLAQNAPAPGSLPTPDRFFGFQMGADRKLARWDKIVEYYHLLAKQSDRMQVEVMGQSTEGHPFLALYISSPANLAKLDRLRQINATLSDPRGVAEAEIKKLAAEGKAVIVQSMGLHSTEVASAQMAPELMYDLLTRDDDETTRILDNVIAIMIPCFNPDGQIMVTDWYNKYVGTEYEAAGLPWLYQKYVGHDNNRDAFQTNQVESQHAAKILFRDWIPQAYVDHHQMGAYGARIYVPPYAEPIRPGGDPLVWREMSWYGGHIAYKEEEAGKSGVVNAAIYSGWGHMGFHWITPFHNIAGMLTESASARLATPLFLHPDQLSGGARNLPEYEPQTTFPNLWPGGWWRVRDIVEMQKIAAWATLDVAARHRETVLWSAYLKAKRQTERGAAGETSAYIVPAAQHDPLTATKMINKLLDQGIEVHRAAAEFVADGRVYGAGSFVVSMAQPKMGVVRWLLGRTFYPDNTYTRDRDGNPIRPYDMSTDTMTEFMGVGSDPAAEPVKADLVKLTAHVPLPGAVAADVSTWSLDGRLNDSYKAVNLLLAKGGASSGLSVRRVAGATGTTGTVGSASATGATRTDAGNGLRAGDFIVSGAQAGLLKEIAAETGVEFAPVKGEVPDAYAIRTPRVGMYQRYYGGNMDEGWTRFMLEMFAFPYTSIKDAD